A genomic region of Bradyrhizobium sp. ORS 278 contains the following coding sequences:
- the gspG gene encoding type II secretion system major pseudopilin GspG — MSSMTQTTPAKHPRRESERGFTLVEMLVVITIIGLIMGLIGPRVLNYLSESKTKAARIQLQSFSSALDLFYLDVGRYPSTSEGLAALAQRPAGLNTWNGPYLKGGAVPKDPWNAAYVYRAPGDHGPFDILSYGADGQEGGTGTAADIVLGTQTSARGE; from the coding sequence ATGAGCTCGATGACGCAAACCACGCCGGCAAAGCATCCACGCCGGGAGAGCGAGCGCGGCTTCACGCTGGTCGAGATGCTGGTGGTGATCACCATCATCGGCTTGATCATGGGGCTGATCGGCCCGCGCGTCCTCAATTATCTCAGCGAGTCCAAGACCAAGGCCGCGCGGATCCAGTTGCAGAGCTTCTCCAGCGCGCTCGATCTGTTCTATCTCGACGTCGGCCGCTATCCCTCGACCTCGGAGGGTCTCGCCGCGCTTGCGCAGCGTCCGGCCGGCTTGAACACGTGGAACGGGCCATATCTGAAGGGCGGAGCGGTGCCGAAGGATCCGTGGAACGCGGCCTATGTGTATCGTGCACCGGGCGACCACGGCCCCTTTGACATCCTGTCCTACGGGGCCGACGGCCAGGAAGGCGGCACCGGCACCGCGGCCGATATCGTTCTGGGAACACAGACGAGCGCGCGCGGTGAGTGA
- a CDS encoding prepilin-type N-terminal cleavage/methylation domain-containing protein — MSDGRQRGFTLLEMVCVLAIIAMLASVALPYLPRQTSRPRLQAYALQAVTLLKSDRAASMRSGMRIDTQIDTSRRLIRAGTGPALKLPDDVAFQATLPRSCQQRPVRATISFFPDGLSCGGAITMSRADLSLEIRVNWLTGHIDIVSRGLAHG; from the coding sequence GTGAGTGACGGGCGGCAGCGCGGCTTCACGCTTCTCGAGATGGTTTGCGTGCTTGCAATCATCGCGATGCTGGCGTCCGTCGCGCTGCCCTATCTGCCACGGCAGACGTCGCGGCCGCGGCTGCAGGCCTATGCGCTGCAGGCGGTCACGCTGCTCAAATCCGACCGCGCCGCATCGATGCGTAGCGGAATGCGGATCGACACGCAGATCGATACGTCGCGACGGCTGATCCGCGCCGGAACGGGTCCCGCGCTGAAGCTGCCGGACGACGTTGCCTTCCAGGCGACGCTGCCGCGCAGCTGTCAGCAACGTCCGGTGCGAGCCACGATCAGCTTCTTTCCCGACGGCCTATCCTGCGGCGGCGCGATCACGATGTCCCGGGCCGATCTCAGCCTGGAGATCCGCGTCAACTGGCTCACGGGTCACATCGACATTGTTTCGCGCGGACTTGCGCATGGTTGA